TCTCTGCAAGGCGCGAGCGGCTACCCCTGAGGTCGGCGAGCGCTGGTACAAGATGTGGAAGGCCTATCAGGACGACGTCATCGAGGCCCACAAGACCGACGATCTCTCGGATTCGCAGCCGACCAAGGGCAATATCGCCGGCGGCCTGACCACGATCGAGGAGAAGGCACTCGGCAACCTCGAGAAGATCGGCCGCGAGTGCAAGTTCATCGATATCCTGGAGCCGGCTCAGGCGCCGCAAAAGGGGCCCGGCCTCTACTACATGGACACCTCTTCGGCGGCGGCCGAGTGCGTGACATTGATGGCCGCGGGCGGCTATGTCGTGCACACTTTCCCTACCGGACAGGGCAACGTCATCGGCAACCCGATCGTCCCCGTCATCAAGATCACCGGCAATCCGAAGACCATGCGCACCATGCCCGAGCATATCGACGTCGACGTCTCCGGCATCCTGCGCCGCGACCTCACCATCCCGCAGGCCGGTGACGCCCTGATCGAGAACATCGTGCGCACGGCGAATGGCCGCCTCACGGCTGCCGAGGCGCTCGGCCATCGCGAGTTCTCGATGACCAAGCTATACCGCAGCGCCTGAGCAACAGCTCTCCGGGCGCGACGAGGCAAAAGTGTCGGACAGGATCGTTTCCAAGATCGTTTCATTGCATACGCCGGGGCGGGACGTGTTGCCCGCCTATGTCCGTGCCTTGGAAGCGGGCTGGTCGCCGAACACGATGCGTGACGTCGCACCCGAGCAGCTCGCTGCGATCGCGGCCGATCCCGACGTGTTCGTTGAGGGGCTGAACCAGCGCGGCGGCACGATTCGCCTGCATGACGACAGCGAGGTCGCGCGCCTGCCGGATATGATCCGCTGGATCATTGCTATCGATCAGCCTGAGCGTCCCTTCGTCGGCAGCATCAATCTGCGCTGGCAGGAAGATGAAGCCGGCAGGCCGGTCACGGAGCTGCCGTCGCATGTGCTCGGCCATGTCGGCTACACCATCCTGCCGGACCATGCCGGGCACGGTTATGCCAGTGCGGCCTTGGCCGCCGTCCTCGCCGAGGCTCGTGCCATCGGACTGCCATTCCTCAAGATCACCTGCGACACGCGCAATCTGGCCTCGCGGCGGATCATCGAGAAGAATGGCGGGCGTTTCCTTGAGAGCTTCCTCGCGCCGTTCTACGGGCCGGAGGAACGGCTGATGTACCGGATCGATCTGCAATCATGACCGAAGCAGCCTCCTTGCGCCTGACCAGTGGCCTCGGCCGGCTTGCGCCGGGCATTGCCTTGTCGGCGGCGGTGGCGGTCGCCTCCGTGCTGGCCGAGCCTGTCCTGAAGCAGCTTGCTGGCGGTCGCGTCGGCATCCCGGCTGTGGTGATCGCCCTGGTGATCGGTATGCTCCTGCATCCGATCGCCAACACCCGGCGCTTCGAGCCGGGCATGACCTTCTGCGTCAAGAAGCTGCTGCGCTGGGCGATCGCGCTGCTCGGCCTGCGTGTCGCGCTTGGCGATATCATCGCGCTTGGCCTGGGCACGGCACTGCTCGTGATTGTCTCCATGGTGGCGACCGTCGTCTGCGGCTTCCTGCTGGCCCGGCTGCTCGGCCGCGAGCCCGGAGTCGGTGCTCTCGCTGGCGTCGCGACCGCGGTCTGCGGCGCCTCGGCCGCGCTCGCCACCGCGACGGTGGTCCCCGACTATCGCAACAAGGCCGCCGACACCGCCTTCACCGTGATCGCGATGAACGTGCTCGCGACGATCGCGATGCTGGCCTATCCGCTGCTCTGCGTCTGGCTCGGCCTCTCGCAGCAACAGACCGGCGTCATGCTCGGCGCGACCATCCATGACGTCGCGCAGGTCGTCGGCGCCGGCCAGGCCGTCTCCGACGAAGCGGCGAATGCCGCGGTGATCGTCAAGCTGTTCCGGGTCTTCCTGCTGCTGCCTTCGGTGCTGGTCGTCGGCTGGTGGCTGACGCGCCACGGCGAAACCCATGGTCATGCCAAGGTTCCGGTCCCGGTTTTCGCCTTCGTCTTTCTCGTGATGTGCCTGGTCAACAGCGTGCTGAGCACGCAGGCGGGGCTCGCGGGCATCTACCTGCCGGTGCGGGACATCCTGCTCGACGTCTCGCGCTGGGGCCTGCTGATCGCGATCGCGGCGCTCGGCCTGGGAACCTCGATTGCGGCGATGGCCCGGCTCGGCTGGCGCCACCTTGCCCTCGTCACCGGAACCAGCCTCATCATCCTCGTCGTCGCCACGGGCGGTATCGTCCTGCTCGGCTGAACGGATCTCACAGCGGAAACAGCCATGACCGACATCGTCATCACCGAATTCATGGACGAGGCGGCCGTGGCGACGCTGAAGGCGCGCTACAGCGTGCATCACGACCCGGAGCTCTTCGGCAAACCCGACGAGCTTGCCCGGCTCGTGGCCGACATCCCGGCGCTGATCGTGCGCAACCAGACGCAGGTTCGCGGCGCGCTGCTGGCGGGTGCGAAGAACCTCAAGGTTGTCGGCCGGCTCGGCGTCGGCCTCGACAACATCGACATGGAAGCCTGCATCGCGCGCAGAATCCAGGTCTTCCCGGCGACCGGCGCCAACAGCCTGTCGGTGGTCGAGTACGTCATCGGCACGGCGATGACGCTGCTGCGCGGCGCCTATTTCGCCAATGCCGCGATGATCGCCGGCGAGTTCCCGAAGACGAAGCTGATCGGCCGCGAGATCGCCGGCAAGCGCATGGGCCTCGTCGGCTTCGGCGCGATCGCCCGAGACGTCGCGCGGCATGCCAGGGCGCTCGGCATGACGGTCACAGCCTACGACCCCTACGTTCCGGCCGATGCTCCGGTCTGGCAGGGCATCGAGAAGCTCGATCTCGACGCGCTGCTTTCGACTTCGGACGTGATCTCGATCCATTTGCCGCTGACGCCGGAGACGCGCGGACTGATCGGCGAGGCCGCCTTCGCCACGATGAAACCCGATGCCATCCTGATCAACGCGGCGCGCGGCGGGATCATGGACGAGGCGGCGCTGGTCGCGGCGCTGAAGGGCGGCCGTCTCGGCGGCGCGGCACTCGACGTCTTCGAGCAGGAGCCGCTCAAGGCCGACGGCGCAAAACTCTTCGCCGGTACGCCGAACCTGATCCTGACGCCGCATATCGCCGGCAACACGGTGGAATCGAACGGGCGCGTCTCCGGCCTCGTCGCCGAGCGGGTCATCGCGGCGCTGGAGGGGCGGCCATGACGCGCCTCACGCTCGAGCAGGCCGAGCAGAAGGTCGCAGACCTCTTCATCGAGGCCGGCGCCTCGCCCGCCAATGCCGCCTCGGTCGCGCTGGCTCTGGTCATGGCCGAGGCCGATGGGCTGAAGGGGCACGGGCTTTCCCGCGTGCCGACTTATCTGTCCATGCTTAGATCCGGCAAGATCAACGGCCAGGCCGTGCCGATCGCACGCCAGCCCAAGCCGGGCGTGCTGGCGATCGACGCCGCGCATGGCTTCGCCTATCCGGCGATCGACCTCGCGGTGATTGAGCTGCCCGAGATCGCCCGCAAGCAAGGCATCGCCGCCGCCCCGATCCGCCGCTCGAACCATTGCGGCGCCGCCGGCCTGCATGTCGAGCGTCTGGCCGAGCAGGGGCTGGTGGCACTGCTCTTCGCCAATACGCCCGGCGCGATGGCGCCCTGGGGCGGTGCCAAACCGGTCTTCGGCACCAATCCGATCGCCTTTGCCGCGCCGCTGCCGGGGCGCGAGCCGCTGGTGATCGACATGGCGCTGTCCAAGGTGGCACGAGGCCCGATCGTTGCGGCGAAGCAAAAGGGCGAGGCAATCCCCGAAGGCTGGGCACTCGACGCTGCCGGCAAGCCGACGACCGACCCGGCGGCGGCGATCGCCGGCACCATGGTGCCGCTCGGCGACGCCAAGGGCGCGACGCTCGCCATGATGGTCGAGATCCTCGCCGCGGCGCTGGTCGGCACCCATTTCGCCTTCCAGGCTTCGTCCTTCCTCGATGACAAGGGCGGCCCGCCCGATACCGGCCAGTTCATCCTCGCCATCGACCCCGCGGGCATGGGCGGCAACTGGTTCGCCGAGCGGATGAGGATGCTGACGCATGCGATCGAGGAGCAGCCAGGCACCCGGCTGCCCGGCATGCGGCGCTATGGGCTGCGGGCCAAGGCGCGGGCCGAGGGCATCGAGGTCGATCTCTAATCCCAAGGCGTCATGCAGCAATGCGTCATGCTCGGGCTTGCCCCGAGCATCTCAGGCCGGAAGAGGCTCGGGCCAACACCTCCTCGTCATGAGATTCTCGGGTCTGCGCTCTGCTTCGCCCGAGAATGATGGCTCCGCTCAGACAAAATCGAATCGATCAACGTCGACAAGGCCTTTGTCGGTGATCTTCAGATGCGGAATCACCGGCAGGGTCAGGAAGGCGACCTGCAGGAAGGGCTCGGCCAGCACGACGCCGAGCGCCTTCGCCGCCGCACGCAAGCCTTCCAAACCGTGCCGTACCGTCTCGAAGGGCTGGTCGCTCATCAGCCCGGCGACGGGCAGTGCGAGCTCCGCCGTGACCTTGCCGCCATCGGCCACCGCGAAGCCACCACCGGTCTCGATCAGCCGGTTTGCCGCGGCCGCCATCGAGGCCTCGTCGACACCGACGACGCAGAGATTATGACTGTCATGGCCGACAGAGGAGGCGATCGCGCCATGCTTCATGCCGAAGCCGTGGACGAAGCCGCCAGCGATGCCGCCGTTGCGGCCATGGCGCTCGATCACCGTGGCCTTGACGGCGTCTTGGTCGAGATCGGGTAGGGCGAAGCCGTCTTTCGCCGGCAGGCGCATGGAAAGGCGCTCAGTGATGATGCGGCCGGGTACGACGCCGATCACCGGCGTTTCGCCCTCGCGGGCCTTCACCGCGAAATCCTCCGGCGCGAGCCTGCGGCTGCGGACGCTGGCGAGGCCGACGGGCGGGATCGCCTTCCTGTCTGCGAATAGCTTGTCCTCGACCAGACGGCCGCCGGCGAACACTTGTTTGACGCGGCAGCCGGCGAGATCGTCGACCAGCACGATGTCGGCGCGCTTGCCGGGACCGATGAAGCCGCGATCGAACAGGCCGAAATTCCGCGCCGCCGACAGGCTCGCCGTGCGATAGGTCGCCAGCACATCCGCACCATGGGCGATCGCGGTGCGGACCATGTAGTCGAGATGGCCTTCCTCGGCGATGTCGAGTGGGTTGCGGTCGTCAGTGCAGAAGGCGAGGAAGGGCGAGGCATCGCGGGTGATCAGCGGGATCAGCGCGTGCAGGTCCTTCGAGACCGAGCCTTCGCGGATCAGGATCGCCATGCCCTTCGCCAGCTTTTCTCGCGCTTCCTCTGCCGTCGTGGTCTCGTGATCGGTGCGGATGCCGGCGGCGAGATAGCCATTGAGGTCGAGACCGCGGACCAGCGGCGCATGGCCATCGATATGCCGATGTGAAAATGCTTCGAGCTTGGCGAGGCAGCCGGAATCGCGATGCAGCACGCCAGGAAAGTTCATGAACTCGGCGAGGCCGATCACCTTGGGGTGGTCCATGAACGGGGTGAGGTCGGCAGCCTCGAGCGCCGCGCCCGCCGTCTCCAGATGCGTCGCCGGCACGCAACTCGACAGCTGCACGCGCAGATCCATCCGCATCTCTTCGGCGCAGGCGAGGAAATAGCGGATGCCCTCGGCGCCGAGCACATTGGAGATCTCGTGCGGGTCGCAGATTGCAGTCGTGACCCCGTGCGGCAGCACGCAGCGCTCGAATTCGAGCGGCGTCACCAGCGAGGATTCGACGTGCAGATGCGTGTCGATGAAGCCGGGCACGGCAATCAAGCCGGTGGCATCGAAGCTCGCCTTGCCCTCATAGCGGCCATGGGTGCCGACGATGGTGTCGCCGCAGAGCGCGATATCGGTTTCGACGAGGTCGCCCGAGACGAGGTCGAACAGATTCGCGCCGCGGATGACGCGATCGGCCGGCTCATCGCCGCGTCCTTGCGCGATTCGGCGGGCGAGGGTGGCTGCATCGGTCATGGTCTGGGGCTCCGGGTTCAGGCCGGCTTGGCTACGCCATCTCGCCGGCCTAGACAGGCGCTGTCCAGTCGCCTTTCGCGGAGACCATCATGCAGCTCACCTGGTTCGGCCATTCGGCGTTTCGGCTCGACCTGTCCGGCGCCTCGGTCCTGATCGACCCGTTCTTCTCCGGCAATCCGGCTTTCGAGGGCGATGTCGCCGCGGCAAGCAAGGGCGTCAGCCATATCGTCGTCACCCATGGCCATGGCGACCATGTCGGCGACACGCTCGCCATCGCGGCGGCGAACGATGCCACCGTGATCACCAATTACGACCTGTGCATGCATCTCGCCTCGAAGGGGCTGACGAAGTTCGAGCCGATGAACACCGGCGGCACCGTCGATCTCGGCGCCTTCTCGGTGACGCTCGTCCGGGCCGATCACTCAGCTGGCATGGGCGAGGCGGGCGTGGCCGTTCCGGTCGGCAACGCCAATGGCGCGATCATCAAGGCGCCCGGCGAGAAGACGCTCTGGCACATGGGCGACACCGACATCTTCGCCGACATGGCACTGCTCGCCGAACTCCACGGTGTCGAGATCTGCATCTGTCCGATCGGCGATCGCTTCACCATGGGAGCGAAGACCGCGGCGCTGGCGATGACCCGCTTCGTCAAGCCGAAGCTCGCGATTCCCTGCCACTACGGCTCCTTCCCGATCATCGCCCAGGACGCGGCGGTCTTCGTCGAGGGGCTGAAAGGCAGCGGGGTCGAGGCGCTGGTGCCGGAGAAGGGCAAGGCGGTCACGATCTGAAGGTCACGAAGGCCAGACAGCAGGGCGTGGGGAACCCTCTCCTGTAAGGAGAGGGCAGGGTGAGGTGTAGGCGGTTCGACCAGTGCCGCGAGCGCTGACCGCGCGGTCGGGTTCCGGCCGACGTTTCCAGTCCGACACCTCACCCCTACCCCTCTCCTTACAGGAGAGGGGATCCCGAGCTTGGCTTGAGGCGTTGCGGGCTGGCCGCGCGCGCCGTATAGCCCGTGACCACACATCACGTTCGCCAGTGCCGCGAAGTTGCAGGAGCCCGCCCATGTCGGTCGACGCCGCCACCGTCAAACGCGTCGCGCATCTCTCGCGCATCGCCGTCGATGATGCGGATGTGCCGAAGCTGCAAGGCGAGCTCAACGCCATCCTCGGCTTCGTCGAGCAGCTCAACGAGGTCGATGTCACAGGCGTCGAGCCGATGACCTCGGTGACGCCGATGGTGATGAAGAAGCGTCAGGACGTGGTCACTGACGGCGAGATCGCCGATGAGATCGTCGCCAACGCCCCGGCCTCCGAGGACGACTATTTCATGGTGCCGAAGGTGATCGAGTGAGCGCCTGACGCGCTCCGTTCATCGTCATCATCCGACCGCATACGTTTTACGGATATTCGCCGTGACCGATCTCACCCGCCTGACCCTGACCGACGCCCGCGACGGGCTGAAGGCCAAGCAATTCTCCGCCACTGAGCTCGCCAAGGCCCATATCGCCGCCGTCGAGCAGGCGCGCGCGCTCAATGCCTATGTGCTGGAGACGCCCGAGCATGCGCTGAAGCAGGCCGCCGCCTCGGACGAGAAGCTCGCCAAGGGCGAGGCCGGCCCGCTGGAGGGCCTGCCCCTCGGCATCAAGGACCTGTTCGCGACCAAGGGCGTGCGCACCACCGCCTGCTCGCGCATCCTCGGCAACTTCGTGCCGGCCTATGAGTCGACGGTCTCATCGCAGCTCTGGCGCGACGGCGCCGTCATGCTCGGCAAGCTCAACAATGACGAGTTCGCCATGGGCTCGTCGAACGAGAGCTCGGCCTTCGGGCCGGTGGTCAATCCCTGGCGGCGCAAGGGCTCGAATGTCGGGGCCGGCGCTGCCGGCGCGATCGAGGGCAATCATCTGGTGCCCGGCGGCTCGTCCGGCGGCTCTGCCGCAGCCGTCGCCGCGCATCTTTGCCTCGCCGCGACCGCGACCGACACCGGCGGCTCGATCCGCCAGCCGGCCGCCTTCACCGGCACGGTCGGCATCAAGCCGACCTATGGCCGCTGCTCGCGCTGGGGCATCGTCGCTTTCGCCTCCTCGCTCGACCAGGCCGGGCCGATCGGCAAGACCGTACGCGACTGCGCCGTGATGCTGCGTTCCATGGCGGGGCATGATCCCAAGGACACCACCTCGGTCGATCGCGCTGTACCTGATTACGAGGCCTCGGTCGGGCGCTCGATCAAGGGCATGAAGATCGGCATCCCCCGGGAATATCGCCTGGAGGGCCTCAACGCCGAGATCGACGCGCTCTGGCAGCAGGGCATCGACTGGCTGAAGGCGGCCGGTGCCGAGATCGTCGAGATCTCGCTACCGCACGCCAAATACGCGCTGCCGGCCTATTACATCGTCGCTCCGGCGGAGGCTTCGTCCAACCTCGCCCGCTATGACGGCGTCCGCTATGGCCTGCGCGAGCAGGGCCGCGACATCGTCGAGATGTACGAGAAGACTCGCGCCGCCGGCTTCGGTGCCGAGGTCAGGCGCCGCATCATGATCGGCACCTATGTGCTGTCCTCGGGCTATTACGACGCCTATTACCTGCGCGCCCAGAAGGTGCGAACGCTGATCAAGCGCGATTTTGAAGCTGTCTACGACCAGGGCATCGACGCGGTGCTGACGCCGGCGACACCGTCCTCCGCCTTCGGTATTGGCGAGAAGGGTTCGTCCGACCCGGTCGAGATGTATCTCAACGACGTCTTCACGGTGACGGTGAACATGGCCGGGCTGCCCGGCATCGCCGTGCCGGCGGGCCTCGACAGCCAGGGCCTGCCGCTTGGCCTGCAGCTGATCGGCCGGCCTTTCGACGAGGAGACGCTGTTCTCGCTCGGTCAGGTGATCGAGGAGGCTGCCGGCCACTTCCCGGTCAGCGAGCGTTGGTGGGCCTGAGCCCGCCGCCGCTTGATCGGTCGCATTCCGAATCCTGACTTCTCTCGCGCGATTACGGGTGGCAGTCTTCGGGCCTGATCAGGCTGCCGGAGACCGCCATGCCGTCCTATCCGTTCGAGACCGTCGACGTCTTCACCAACCGCCGCTTCGGCGGCAACCAGCTCGCCGTCTTCACCGATGCGCGCGGCCTCTCGGACGCCGAGATGCAGGCGCTGGCGGCGGAGATGAACTATAGCGAGACCACCTTCGTGCTGCCGCCGAGCGATCCGGCCAACACGGCGCGCGTCCGCATCTTCCATCGCACGGCCGAGATGCCCTTCGCCGGCCATCCCAATGTCGGCACCGCCTGCGTGCTCGCCGGCCATGGCCGCGACCGCGATGGCATCCTGCTGTTCGAGGAGATGGCCGGGTTGGTCGAGGTTCGCATTGCGCACGATGCCGCCGGGCTAGTGACGGGCGCGACCATCGCCGCGCCGCAGGCGCTCTCGCTAGGCATCCAGCTGCCTGCCGACGCCATAGCGGCCTGCGCCGGCCTTAGTAGCGCCGAGGATGTCCTCACCGGACGCCATCAGCCGCAGCAGGCCTCGGTCGGGGTCAAATTCGTCCTGGCCGAGGTCACGCCGGAGGCGCTGACACGCGCGCTGCCTGATATCGCGGCCTATCGCCGACTCGAACAGGCCAATCCGGCCCTTGAGAGACGCCTGTCGATCTTCTTCTACGCCTGGGATGGCGACAGCGTCCGCGCCCGCATGTTCGCGCCGCTCGCCGGCACCTGGGAGGATCCCGCAACCGGCAGTGCCAGCGCGACATTGGCGGCTCTGACTTTGTCGCTCTCCGATAAGGACAGCGTCGCCTTCGACATCGCACAGGGCGTCGAGATGGGCCGGCCTAGCCTGCTGCATGTCGCGGCTCGGCGCATCGACGGCGAGATTCGCGCCACCGTCGGCGGCGGCTGCGTGCCGGTGCTGCGCGGCGAGGCGACGGTGTGAGAGGGACGTCATGCTCGGGCTTGACCCGAGCATCTCAGGCCGATGAGGCTCCAGTCAGCGCTTTCTCGTCTTGAGATTCCCGGATCTGCGCTTCGCTGCGCCCGGGAATGACGAGACCTTCAGCCGTCGAGCCCAATCTCCTTGCGGACCTTGCGCGTCAACCCCGCTGCAACCAGCCGGTAGCTCTCGCGCAGATAGTCGCGGAAGGCCTCGTCCGGCAGGCTCTCGCCAGAGAAGCGCTGGATCCATTTCATTCCGCGCGAGGCGAGATACGGCGCCGGCCGGCAGCCGGGCGCATCACGCAACATCTCATAGGCCATGGGCGAGCATTTGAACGAGACGAAGAGCGCGCCCTCGGCGTCGTCGCGGCCGAGCGCGAACACCTTGCCGCCGACCTTCCAGACATCGGCGCCGCCCCACTGCACGACATGGCTGGTCGCGGGCAGGGCGGCGCAGAAGGCGTTGTATTCGGCGAGGGTCATGCTGTCCTGCTGTCGCGAGTCGCTGTGTCGGAGCATCCCTTATCCCAAATGACGGCCGGTTGGTGTCCGGAGCCGACGGTTTGGCGCAGCTTTCGCCCTAGCGTTGCCAGAAGCGCTTGGCGATCTCTGTCTCGACCTGCTGTCTCGTCAGGCCGATATCGTTGAGCAGATGGGGATTTTCCCGCGCCATTTGCGTGAGCTTCCAGCGAGCGCGGATACGCTCGTGCCAGGTCGCAAGGATGCTTCGCAGGAGCGAGGCGGGAGTATCGTTCATGGCAACCTCCCTATGGCTCGAAGGGCTGGACCCTCGATCTGAAGGAGGTTGAGTTCTGCTGCATGCGGGCAGCACCGTCCTTAAGCGCGCCCAAAGAGTTCCAAAAACCTCCAAACCGGCTATGGATTCACTCATGCAGGGATCGCGCTTTGCCTTTGGGCCGTTCGTGCTCGATTCGGGCGCAGGAACGCTGCTTCGGAACGATGTTCCGGTTGCCGCCGGCTATCGCGCGTTGAAGTTGCTTGCAGCGCTCGTAGGGCGGCCAAGCGAGATACTCGCCAAGGCCGAACTGATGGATGCGGCATGGCCGGGCACCGCCGTCGAGGAGGGCAATCTCACCGTCCAGGTCGCGCAATTGCGGAAGCTGCTCGGCGTGCCCGCCGATGGCGGCGAATGGATCGTCACTGTCCCACGCATTGGCTACCGCTTCGCCGGCGCGGTCGAACAGCTCGGCGATGCGAAGCGCAAACCATTGCCGTTGCCTGCCAAGCCGTCGATCGCGGTGCTGCCCTTCGTCAATCTCGGCAACGATCCCGAACAGGACACCTTCGCGGACGGGTTGACCGAGGACCTGATCACCGACCTGTCCCGAATCCCGGACCTGTTCGTCATCGCCCGCAACTCGGCCTTCGCCTACAGGGACAAGGCGAGGGGTGTGCGCGAGATCGCCGAAGAGCTCGGTGTCCGCTACCTGCTGGAAGGCAGCGCACGGCGCGTCGCGGGACGCGTGCGCATCAACGCCCAGCTGGTCGACACGGTGAGTGGCGAACACCTGTGGGCGGAGCGCTTCGATCGCGGGCTGGACGATATCTTCGCCGTTCAGGACGAGGTCACCGCCAGGATCGTCGAAGCCTTGCTCGGCCGCCTGCGCGCACCGCCGCCGCGCCGTAGGCCAAAAAGCCTCGAAGCCTACGATCTCTGCGTTCGGGCCCGCCAGCTGATGGATGATACGCCTCAGGCGGCACAGGAAGCGCATCTGCTGCTCACCCGCGCTGTGACGCTCGATCCGGACTATGCCGAGGCCTATCGCTGGCTCGCTTTGAACCACTGGATGGGATGGGTGCATTCCGGCGGGCCGACTGAGACGTCCCGCAGCATCGCTTTGGAGCTGGCGCGCAAGGCCGTCGCAATCGATGCCAATGATGCAGGCTGCCGCTGGGCCCTGGCCTATCTGCTCGCCTATGAGCGCAGCTTCGCCGAGGCGGAGGTGGAGTTCGCCAAGGCGCTCGAACTCGACCCGAACGAGGCCGATGCGTGGGCGGCACTGTCAGACATCACGGTGCTGGCCGGGCGGGTCGACGAAGGCCTCGACCATATTCGCAAAGCCTTCCGGCTGAACCCGTTTCCGGCAAGCTGGTACTATCTGCCGCTCGGTCAGGCGCTCTATGCCGCCGGCGAGTACGAGGCCGCGGTCGAGGCGCTGCGCCGGGACGAGACACACCGGA
This sequence is a window from Bosea vestrisii. Protein-coding genes within it:
- a CDS encoding UxaA family hydrolase; this translates as MGWRRENDRVGVRNHVLLLPLDDLSNAACEAVANNIKGTLAIPHAYGRLQFGEDLEIHFRTLIGTGSNPNVAAVVVIGIEDGWTKRVVDGIAKTGKPVVGFGIEGHGDIATIAKASYVAKEFVQWATELPRTKCGIEELWVSTKCGESDTTTGLSSCPTVGNMYDKWIPRGVYGVFGETSEITGAEHLCKARAATPEVGERWYKMWKAYQDDVIEAHKTDDLSDSQPTKGNIAGGLTTIEEKALGNLEKIGRECKFIDILEPAQAPQKGPGLYYMDTSSAAAECVTLMAAGGYVVHTFPTGQGNVIGNPIVPVIKITGNPKTMRTMPEHIDVDVSGILRRDLTIPQAGDALIENIVRTANGRLTAAEALGHREFSMTKLYRSA
- a CDS encoding GNAT family N-acetyltransferase translates to MSDRIVSKIVSLHTPGRDVLPAYVRALEAGWSPNTMRDVAPEQLAAIAADPDVFVEGLNQRGGTIRLHDDSEVARLPDMIRWIIAIDQPERPFVGSINLRWQEDEAGRPVTELPSHVLGHVGYTILPDHAGHGYASAALAAVLAEARAIGLPFLKITCDTRNLASRRIIEKNGGRFLESFLAPFYGPEERLMYRIDLQS
- a CDS encoding YeiH family protein, whose amino-acid sequence is MTEAASLRLTSGLGRLAPGIALSAAVAVASVLAEPVLKQLAGGRVGIPAVVIALVIGMLLHPIANTRRFEPGMTFCVKKLLRWAIALLGLRVALGDIIALGLGTALLVIVSMVATVVCGFLLARLLGREPGVGALAGVATAVCGASAALATATVVPDYRNKAADTAFTVIAMNVLATIAMLAYPLLCVWLGLSQQQTGVMLGATIHDVAQVVGAGQAVSDEAANAAVIVKLFRVFLLLPSVLVVGWWLTRHGETHGHAKVPVPVFAFVFLVMCLVNSVLSTQAGLAGIYLPVRDILLDVSRWGLLIAIAALGLGTSIAAMARLGWRHLALVTGTSLIILVVATGGIVLLG
- a CDS encoding hydroxyacid dehydrogenase; translated protein: MTDIVITEFMDEAAVATLKARYSVHHDPELFGKPDELARLVADIPALIVRNQTQVRGALLAGAKNLKVVGRLGVGLDNIDMEACIARRIQVFPATGANSLSVVEYVIGTAMTLLRGAYFANAAMIAGEFPKTKLIGREIAGKRMGLVGFGAIARDVARHARALGMTVTAYDPYVPADAPVWQGIEKLDLDALLSTSDVISIHLPLTPETRGLIGEAAFATMKPDAILINAARGGIMDEAALVAALKGGRLGGAALDVFEQEPLKADGAKLFAGTPNLILTPHIAGNTVESNGRVSGLVAERVIAALEGRP
- a CDS encoding Ldh family oxidoreductase; the encoded protein is MTRLTLEQAEQKVADLFIEAGASPANAASVALALVMAEADGLKGHGLSRVPTYLSMLRSGKINGQAVPIARQPKPGVLAIDAAHGFAYPAIDLAVIELPEIARKQGIAAAPIRRSNHCGAAGLHVERLAEQGLVALLFANTPGAMAPWGGAKPVFGTNPIAFAAPLPGREPLVIDMALSKVARGPIVAAKQKGEAIPEGWALDAAGKPTTDPAAAIAGTMVPLGDAKGATLAMMVEILAAALVGTHFAFQASSFLDDKGGPPDTGQFILAIDPAGMGGNWFAERMRMLTHAIEEQPGTRLPGMRRYGLRAKARAEGIEVDL
- the ade gene encoding adenine deaminase — translated: MTDAATLARRIAQGRGDEPADRVIRGANLFDLVSGDLVETDIALCGDTIVGTHGRYEGKASFDATGLIAVPGFIDTHLHVESSLVTPLEFERCVLPHGVTTAICDPHEISNVLGAEGIRYFLACAEEMRMDLRVQLSSCVPATHLETAGAALEAADLTPFMDHPKVIGLAEFMNFPGVLHRDSGCLAKLEAFSHRHIDGHAPLVRGLDLNGYLAAGIRTDHETTTAEEAREKLAKGMAILIREGSVSKDLHALIPLITRDASPFLAFCTDDRNPLDIAEEGHLDYMVRTAIAHGADVLATYRTASLSAARNFGLFDRGFIGPGKRADIVLVDDLAGCRVKQVFAGGRLVEDKLFADRKAIPPVGLASVRSRRLAPEDFAVKAREGETPVIGVVPGRIITERLSMRLPAKDGFALPDLDQDAVKATVIERHGRNGGIAGGFVHGFGMKHGAIASSVGHDSHNLCVVGVDEASMAAAANRLIETGGGFAVADGGKVTAELALPVAGLMSDQPFETVRHGLEGLRAAAKALGVVLAEPFLQVAFLTLPVIPHLKITDKGLVDVDRFDFV
- a CDS encoding metal-dependent hydrolase; translated protein: MQLTWFGHSAFRLDLSGASVLIDPFFSGNPAFEGDVAAASKGVSHIVVTHGHGDHVGDTLAIAAANDATVITNYDLCMHLASKGLTKFEPMNTGGTVDLGAFSVTLVRADHSAGMGEAGVAVPVGNANGAIIKAPGEKTLWHMGDTDIFADMALLAELHGVEICICPIGDRFTMGAKTAALAMTRFVKPKLAIPCHYGSFPIIAQDAAVFVEGLKGSGVEALVPEKGKAVTI
- the gatC gene encoding Asp-tRNA(Asn)/Glu-tRNA(Gln) amidotransferase subunit GatC, giving the protein MSVDAATVKRVAHLSRIAVDDADVPKLQGELNAILGFVEQLNEVDVTGVEPMTSVTPMVMKKRQDVVTDGEIADEIVANAPASEDDYFMVPKVIE
- the gatA gene encoding Asp-tRNA(Asn)/Glu-tRNA(Gln) amidotransferase subunit GatA — encoded protein: MTDLTRLTLTDARDGLKAKQFSATELAKAHIAAVEQARALNAYVLETPEHALKQAAASDEKLAKGEAGPLEGLPLGIKDLFATKGVRTTACSRILGNFVPAYESTVSSQLWRDGAVMLGKLNNDEFAMGSSNESSAFGPVVNPWRRKGSNVGAGAAGAIEGNHLVPGGSSGGSAAAVAAHLCLAATATDTGGSIRQPAAFTGTVGIKPTYGRCSRWGIVAFASSLDQAGPIGKTVRDCAVMLRSMAGHDPKDTTSVDRAVPDYEASVGRSIKGMKIGIPREYRLEGLNAEIDALWQQGIDWLKAAGAEIVEISLPHAKYALPAYYIVAPAEASSNLARYDGVRYGLREQGRDIVEMYEKTRAAGFGAEVRRRIMIGTYVLSSGYYDAYYLRAQKVRTLIKRDFEAVYDQGIDAVLTPATPSSAFGIGEKGSSDPVEMYLNDVFTVTVNMAGLPGIAVPAGLDSQGLPLGLQLIGRPFDEETLFSLGQVIEEAAGHFPVSERWWA
- a CDS encoding PhzF family phenazine biosynthesis protein, whose protein sequence is MPSYPFETVDVFTNRRFGGNQLAVFTDARGLSDAEMQALAAEMNYSETTFVLPPSDPANTARVRIFHRTAEMPFAGHPNVGTACVLAGHGRDRDGILLFEEMAGLVEVRIAHDAAGLVTGATIAAPQALSLGIQLPADAIAACAGLSSAEDVLTGRHQPQQASVGVKFVLAEVTPEALTRALPDIAAYRRLEQANPALERRLSIFFYAWDGDSVRARMFAPLAGTWEDPATGSASATLAALTLSLSDKDSVAFDIAQGVEMGRPSLLHVAARRIDGEIRATVGGGCVPVLRGEATV